In one Herpetosiphonaceae bacterium genomic region, the following are encoded:
- a CDS encoding RluA family pseudouridine synthase yields the protein MTTARPKIEQIIDDSQAGARLDWIVAERAALTLTAAHELIERGAVWIDRHRVQQPDLLVERGTQLVIHFPPGGVYDTLTITPEDIVWEDRWLLAINKRPGWHANYTPWDVYGTLPYALAAFVSARDEQSVPLHLAHQLDRDTSGVLLVSKDPAINPALQQLFLTGGMHKTYLALATGRIDAQTFEASTGHGRGKSGLFRVYPLADVGLKLPYGSQRVRLMHTRFEVIARADAATLVRALPITGRTHQIRLHLAHLGYPIVGDTRYGGATTIEDLAIPHHLLHAAQLGFCHPVTRAPIELRAPLPPAWTAALARLGVPAP from the coding sequence ATGACGACAGCACGGCCCAAGATCGAGCAGATCATCGACGATTCCCAGGCAGGAGCGCGGCTGGACTGGATCGTCGCGGAGCGCGCGGCGCTGACGCTGACGGCGGCGCACGAGCTGATCGAGCGCGGCGCGGTGTGGATCGACCGGCACCGGGTGCAGCAGCCGGATCTGCTGGTGGAGCGCGGCACGCAGCTTGTGATTCATTTTCCACCCGGCGGCGTGTACGACACGCTCACGATCACGCCTGAGGACATCGTATGGGAGGATCGCTGGCTGCTGGCGATCAATAAGCGGCCCGGCTGGCACGCGAACTACACGCCCTGGGATGTGTACGGCACGCTGCCGTATGCACTGGCGGCGTTTGTGAGCGCCCGCGATGAGCAGAGCGTGCCGCTGCATCTGGCGCACCAGCTTGACCGCGACACGTCGGGCGTGCTGCTGGTGAGCAAAGATCCGGCGATCAACCCGGCCTTACAGCAGCTTTTTCTGACCGGCGGCATGCACAAAACCTACCTGGCGCTGGCTACCGGCAGGATCGATGCGCAGACGTTCGAGGCCAGCACCGGCCACGGACGCGGCAAGAGCGGCCTGTTTCGCGTCTACCCGCTCGCCGATGTCGGGCTGAAGCTGCCGTACGGCTCGCAGCGCGTGCGCCTGATGCACACCCGCTTTGAGGTCATCGCCCGCGCCGATGCGGCCACGCTGGTGCGCGCGCTGCCGATCACCGGGCGAACGCATCAGATTCGGCTCCACCTGGCCCACCTGGGCTATCCGATCGTCGGCGATACGCGCTACGGCGGCGCGACGACCATCGAGGATCTCGCGATCCCGCACCATCTGCTGCACGCCGCGCAGCTTGGCTTTTGCCATCCCGTCACCAGAGCGCCGATCGAGCTGCGCGCGCCGCTGCCGCCCGCCTGGACCGCCGCGCTGGCACGGCTGGGCGTGCCAGCGCCTTAG
- a CDS encoding zinc ribbon domain-containing protein, which produces MALICPNGHVNDEGNRFCEQCGEPLQESQASAAPSAAQAAPSSGATSSTCPICGQENVPGTAFCDNCGAALPPPLPAATEETAATSAPVEAASTSGATASAATIACPQCGTENDAENRFCDNCGAKITEGDAPAAAEGGPSDAPVDQPELTAPEAPDLAAAPAEAIVLPAPVEAAAPEAGTTADAAAVPAAPEAPVAPAAPDASAERQRLEEVIRTQRQLIGQLEQMQANFGAATPPAILQGLEEARKILAQAESDLQALTGSAPVVPVAPEAPQLQAAAPVEQPAEQPVAQPQQPEAPAPVSAQAAAPSQPAPSQPVAPAMGGTNQLPPSAAQPQASGPRFVTRDGGVLSLPTTGKEIVIGRDDPISGIHPDVDLTPHGGEAGGVSRRHALLREQNGQWLLTDLDSTNYTRVDGNRIAPDTPTPLHDGARVQFGRLEVDFRIG; this is translated from the coding sequence ATGGCCCTTATCTGTCCGAACGGCCATGTCAACGATGAGGGAAATCGCTTCTGTGAGCAGTGCGGCGAGCCGCTGCAAGAATCGCAGGCGAGCGCCGCGCCCTCGGCAGCGCAGGCCGCCCCGTCTTCCGGCGCGACCAGCAGCACTTGTCCCATCTGCGGGCAGGAGAATGTTCCGGGCACGGCGTTCTGCGATAATTGTGGCGCGGCTCTACCGCCGCCGCTGCCTGCTGCTACAGAAGAAACTGCGGCCACCAGCGCGCCGGTCGAAGCGGCGAGTACATCCGGCGCGACCGCCAGCGCCGCGACGATCGCGTGCCCGCAGTGTGGCACCGAGAACGATGCCGAGAATCGCTTTTGCGATAACTGCGGCGCGAAGATCACGGAAGGCGACGCGCCAGCCGCAGCCGAGGGCGGGCCGTCCGACGCTCCTGTCGATCAGCCGGAGCTTACAGCGCCCGAAGCGCCCGATCTCGCCGCCGCTCCCGCAGAGGCAATCGTGCTGCCCGCGCCGGTCGAGGCAGCAGCGCCGGAGGCTGGCACAACCGCCGATGCCGCCGCAGTGCCCGCCGCGCCGGAAGCGCCTGTCGCTCCCGCAGCGCCGGATGCCAGCGCCGAGCGCCAGCGCCTGGAAGAGGTGATTCGGACGCAGCGCCAGTTGATCGGGCAGCTTGAGCAGATGCAGGCGAACTTTGGGGCGGCGACGCCCCCGGCGATCCTGCAAGGGCTGGAAGAGGCGCGCAAAATCCTGGCCCAGGCCGAGTCCGATCTGCAAGCGCTGACCGGCAGCGCGCCTGTCGTTCCTGTCGCGCCGGAAGCGCCACAGCTTCAGGCTGCCGCGCCCGTCGAGCAGCCCGCCGAGCAGCCCGTAGCACAGCCGCAGCAACCGGAAGCGCCCGCGCCGGTATCCGCTCAGGCTGCGGCGCCGAGCCAGCCAGCGCCGAGTCAGCCGGTTGCCCCGGCCATGGGCGGCACCAACCAGCTACCGCCGAGCGCCGCACAGCCTCAGGCGAGCGGCCCGCGCTTCGTCACCCGCGATGGCGGCGTGCTTAGCCTGCCGACTACCGGCAAGGAGATCGTGATCGGACGCGACGATCCCATCAGCGGGATTCATCCCGATGTGGATCTAACGCCTCACGGCGGCGAGGCTGGCGGTGTCAGCCGCCGCCATGCGCTCCTGCGCGAGCAGAACGGGCAGTGGCTATTGACGGACCTGGACAGCACGAACTACACCCGCGTGGACGGCAACCGGATCGCGCCCGATACGCCGACGCCGCTCCACGACGGCGCGCGCGTTCAGTTCGGACGGCTGGAAGTCGACTTCCGCATCGGCTAA
- a CDS encoding protein phosphatase 2C domain-containing protein — MAQHIPLSISYAQRSDIGMQRRFNEDTSVVHEMTLPNKRRVVIAAVADGMGGAQAGAEASHLAVGTAVQTLAARLQEIVPSSEGQWQEALCHALHTANNAVHARSHTRRQFNGMGTTLLLSALYERRVRIAHIGDCRAYMVRPAARKPHIIQLTADHTVVAELIGRGAISHADATTHPQRHQLARTLGQEPQIEPELTARNLRTGERLVLCSDGLPLHVADYEVARTISDAPTPQAACDRLVELANQRGGRDNVTVVIIAADRHQPLVSTQPPTRLEV, encoded by the coding sequence ATGGCTCAACATATACCCCTGTCCATCAGCTACGCACAGCGCAGTGACATCGGCATGCAGCGCCGGTTCAACGAAGATACCAGCGTCGTTCACGAGATGACGCTGCCCAACAAGCGGCGGGTCGTGATCGCCGCCGTCGCCGACGGGATGGGGGGCGCTCAGGCCGGAGCCGAGGCCAGCCATCTGGCGGTGGGCACTGCGGTGCAAACGCTGGCGGCGCGGCTGCAAGAGATCGTCCCCAGCTCCGAGGGCCAGTGGCAAGAGGCGCTCTGCCACGCGCTGCATACCGCAAACAACGCGGTCCACGCGCGCTCGCACACGCGGCGGCAGTTCAACGGCATGGGTACGACCTTACTGCTCAGCGCGCTGTACGAGCGGCGGGTGCGCATCGCGCATATCGGCGATTGCCGCGCGTATATGGTCCGTCCCGCTGCGCGCAAGCCGCATATTATCCAGCTTACCGCCGATCATACAGTTGTGGCCGAGCTGATCGGGCGGGGCGCGATCTCACACGCCGATGCGACGACGCATCCACAGCGGCACCAGCTTGCCCGCACCCTGGGACAGGAGCCGCAGATCGAGCCTGAGCTGACGGCGCGTAACCTGCGCACGGGCGAGCGTCTGGTGCTCTGCTCGGATGGCCTGCCGCTGCATGTCGCCGATTACGAGGTGGCCCGCACGATCTCGGACGCGCCCACGCCGCAGGCGGCATGCGATCGCCTGGTCGAGCTGGCAAACCAGCGCGGCGGTCGCGACAATGTTACGGTGGTGATCATCGCCGCCGATCGTCATCAGCCGCTCGTCTCCACACAGCCGCCGACCAGGCTTGAGGTCTAG